Proteins from a single region of Maridesulfovibrio bastinii DSM 16055:
- a CDS encoding universal stress protein, translating into MDMLKALVPVEMTLASNVALRYLCQKAEMLGIGLQPIHVEEPDHKPHSSETGWIRKSWESGLKQAGLEEVQRILQNERLECFVMPNPIVRVGSREEEILSELRLGGHDLFVEGEVANFNTNEFRKRLRSKLYRQMPCPALIVRNMIYSNHIAITLDEKTDMNHLADTFCHLFADKKIDLDICAYAMDDLNQSPHPEELLSEAKEIMTKRGFKPLKTFSLLGSPESAAKSLHDYGMLVVNINRKSNRKSPLTEVLGLASNPILFCW; encoded by the coding sequence ATGGACATGTTGAAAGCCCTTGTCCCCGTTGAAATGACATTGGCGTCCAATGTCGCCCTGCGATACCTTTGCCAGAAAGCCGAGATGCTCGGCATCGGGTTGCAGCCTATCCATGTTGAAGAACCTGACCACAAGCCGCATTCTTCGGAAACAGGCTGGATTCGCAAATCATGGGAGTCAGGTCTAAAACAGGCCGGACTGGAAGAAGTTCAGCGAATCCTTCAAAATGAAAGGCTTGAATGCTTTGTCATGCCCAATCCAATTGTGCGGGTAGGTTCCAGGGAAGAAGAAATCCTCTCGGAATTGCGCCTTGGAGGGCATGATCTGTTTGTTGAAGGCGAAGTCGCAAATTTCAATACTAATGAATTTCGTAAAAGACTGCGCTCCAAGCTTTATCGCCAGATGCCCTGCCCGGCCCTTATTGTGCGCAATATGATCTATTCCAACCATATTGCCATCACTCTGGATGAAAAGACTGATATGAACCACCTTGCAGACACTTTCTGCCATCTTTTCGCTGATAAAAAAATAGATCTTGATATCTGCGCTTACGCAATGGATGACCTGAATCAAAGCCCCCATCCGGAGGAGCTCCTGTCTGAAGCAAAAGAGATAATGACGAAACGCGGGTTCAAACCGCTCAAAACATTTTCATTGCTCGGCAGCCCGGAATCAGCAGCCAAATCTCTGCACGATTATGGAATGCTTGTGGTCAATATAAACCGTAAGTCAAATCGAAAATCACCACTGACTGAAGTGCTTGGACTTGCTTCAAATCCGATTCTGTTCTGCTGGTAA
- a CDS encoding linear amide C-N hydrolase, with protein MLKCLVVLIASFLLIFPAMAQACTGITLKGADGTIVHSRTLEWGEFNLFPRLDIVPEGYVFESEKMPDGKAGMKWKTRYGFVGISMLHKNAYVDGLNEKGLAAGMFYLPGFSKYPAYQPDKASSSMAPTDLLSYVLSCCSSVADAREALTKIHVAPVIEPSLGFTAPMHLMITDRTGTSIVVEFIDNKMVVFDAPLGVITNSPNYDWHMTNLRNYINMSAVSLPTKKLSGDDFAPLGYGTGMLGLPGDFTPPSRFVRAVAFSQAARKTTGGYDTVRESFRILDNFDVPIDATEVAENAKRGGKKMFSSTQITTAADTKNEVFYYHTQFNRRVRKVELKKIPFGKMGTKMVTRPADESRNDDIKDVTPKL; from the coding sequence ATGTTGAAATGCCTTGTTGTTCTTATTGCTTCATTTCTTTTGATATTTCCTGCCATGGCGCAGGCTTGTACCGGAATAACTCTTAAAGGGGCAGATGGAACGATTGTGCATAGCCGCACTCTGGAGTGGGGAGAATTCAATCTTTTTCCACGCCTTGATATTGTTCCTGAAGGCTACGTTTTTGAATCTGAAAAAATGCCTGACGGTAAAGCCGGTATGAAATGGAAAACCAGATACGGTTTTGTTGGAATATCCATGCTTCATAAAAATGCCTATGTTGACGGCCTGAATGAGAAAGGGCTGGCAGCGGGTATGTTTTATCTGCCGGGATTTTCAAAATATCCTGCATATCAGCCGGATAAGGCCTCAAGCTCAATGGCTCCCACCGATCTGTTAAGCTATGTGTTAAGTTGTTGTTCGTCAGTTGCCGATGCACGCGAAGCTTTGACGAAAATTCATGTCGCTCCGGTGATAGAACCTTCACTTGGTTTTACCGCTCCGATGCACCTTATGATAACTGACAGAACCGGAACTTCAATTGTTGTTGAGTTCATTGATAATAAGATGGTTGTTTTTGATGCCCCGCTCGGTGTCATAACAAATTCTCCCAATTATGACTGGCACATGACCAATCTGCGTAATTACATTAATATGTCCGCAGTCAGCCTGCCCACCAAAAAACTGAGTGGCGATGATTTTGCTCCGTTGGGTTATGGAACAGGAATGCTTGGACTTCCCGGAGATTTTACTCCGCCTTCAAGATTTGTAAGAGCTGTTGCTTTTTCACAGGCAGCCAGAAAAACTACAGGCGGATATGATACTGTCAGGGAAAGCTTCCGTATCCTCGATAATTTTGATGTCCCGATTGATGCTACAGAAGTAGCTGAAAATGCCAAAAGGGGCGGCAAAAAAATGTTCAGCTCCACCCAGATTACCACTGCTGCTGATACTAAAAATGAAGTTTTTTATTATCATACCCAGTTTAACCGCAGGGTGCGCAAGGTTGAGTTGAAGAAAATTCCGTTCGGAAAGATGGGAACCAAAATGGTGACCAGACCTGCTGATGAAAGCAGGAATGACGATATCAAGGATGTTACCCCGAAACTTTAA
- a CDS encoding cytochrome c3 family protein: MKKGLKPALWIALGIALGFPIFSMTYYTMVRTSTPEFCASCHEIQAAYDGWRTSTHVNNPQGFVADCMDCHLPAPQDTVDFFYTKTLHGMKDVAAHLAGKPYIREEQAEKARLSIKNDQCLKCHRNIEYMPYKRGAMLAHRQVLHPRKGYEKRCVECHSNLVHVDREYYDYKDNGGI; the protein is encoded by the coding sequence ATGAAAAAAGGGCTGAAACCGGCCTTGTGGATTGCATTGGGAATTGCGTTGGGTTTCCCGATTTTCAGCATGACATATTATACCATGGTCAGAACCTCAACTCCGGAGTTCTGTGCTTCATGCCATGAGATTCAGGCTGCTTATGACGGATGGAGAACTTCAACCCATGTCAACAATCCTCAAGGTTTTGTGGCTGACTGTATGGACTGTCATCTGCCCGCACCTCAGGATACAGTTGATTTCTTTTACACTAAAACATTGCACGGGATGAAGGACGTTGCCGCCCATTTGGCAGGTAAGCCTTATATTCGGGAGGAACAGGCCGAAAAAGCCAGATTATCCATCAAAAATGATCAGTGCCTGAAGTGCCATCGTAACATTGAATACATGCCCTATAAGCGGGGTGCGATGCTGGCTCACAGGCAAGTGCTTCACCCTCGAAAAGGGTATGAGAAAAGGTGCGTGGAGTGTCATTCCAATCTGGTTCACGTTGATCGTGAATATTATGATTATAAAGACAATGGCGGAATCTAG
- a CDS encoding L-serine ammonia-lyase, whose translation MESIKELYRIGIGPSSSHTMGPKKAAEIFKKRCPDACSYRVTLFGSLAATGKGHMTDWAVVQVLGDNKTEIIWKPEVELPLHPNGLEFEALAGDGKVINSWQAYSIGGGAVRGAESTDQQPVQVYDLPDLASIMEMCEKSGLTYWEYVERCEGADIWDFLSQVWKTMVAAVKKGLETQGVLPGSIGLKRQAWSYYKKTKLAGRSMQQTGLVTSYALAVSEQNASGGTIVTAPTCGAAGVVPAVLYYLKESQKPTETEILHSLATAGLIGTIIKQNGSISGAEVGCQGEVGSACAMASAAATQIMGGSVRQIEYAAEMGLEHHLGLTCDPVDGLVQIPCIERNACAASRAISRAQMAYLSDGVHRIPFDEVVQVMKQTGHDLPNLYRETASGGLAKVYSDRAKKAVLGC comes from the coding sequence ATGGAAAGCATAAAAGAATTATACAGGATTGGGATCGGGCCTTCTTCTTCCCACACTATGGGCCCTAAAAAGGCAGCAGAAATTTTTAAAAAACGTTGCCCCGATGCATGTTCCTACCGAGTGACATTATTCGGATCTCTGGCTGCAACCGGAAAAGGACACATGACCGACTGGGCTGTAGTACAGGTTTTAGGAGACAATAAAACTGAAATTATCTGGAAGCCGGAAGTGGAGTTACCCTTGCATCCGAATGGACTTGAGTTTGAAGCTCTTGCCGGCGACGGAAAAGTTATAAATTCATGGCAGGCATACTCTATCGGCGGTGGAGCTGTAAGAGGGGCAGAAAGTACTGATCAGCAGCCGGTGCAGGTGTATGATCTTCCTGATCTGGCCTCGATTATGGAAATGTGCGAAAAAAGCGGCCTGACTTACTGGGAGTATGTGGAACGCTGTGAGGGGGCGGATATCTGGGATTTTTTATCTCAGGTCTGGAAGACTATGGTTGCCGCAGTGAAAAAAGGACTTGAGACACAGGGCGTTCTTCCCGGAAGCATAGGTCTTAAAAGGCAGGCCTGGAGTTATTACAAAAAAACAAAGCTGGCAGGCAGATCCATGCAGCAGACCGGGCTGGTTACTTCCTATGCTCTTGCTGTTTCAGAGCAGAATGCTTCAGGAGGAACCATTGTCACTGCCCCGACATGCGGTGCCGCCGGAGTTGTTCCTGCTGTTTTATATTATTTGAAAGAGAGTCAGAAACCCACTGAAACTGAAATTCTGCATTCCCTTGCCACAGCAGGACTGATCGGAACTATCATTAAACAGAATGGTTCTATTTCAGGTGCTGAAGTCGGATGTCAGGGAGAGGTCGGTTCTGCGTGTGCAATGGCCTCAGCCGCTGCAACCCAGATCATGGGCGGGTCTGTCAGGCAGATTGAATATGCTGCGGAGATGGGGCTTGAACATCACCTTGGGCTGACTTGTGATCCTGTTGACGGTCTGGTGCAGATTCCCTGTATTGAAAGAAATGCCTGTGCTGCTTCAAGGGCCATAAGCCGGGCGCAGATGGCATATCTTTCCGATGGAGTTCATAGAATTCCTTTTGACGAAGTGGTGCAGGTTATGAAGCAGACCGGCCATGATCTTCCTAACTTATATAGAGAAACAGCCTCTGGCGGTCTTGCCAAAGTTTATAGTGACAGGGCTAAAAAAGCTGTTCTTGGCTGTTGA
- a CDS encoding response regulator, with protein MATSSKTSILILDDEPIVSKRLKPALEKMGYEVESFYESAKAVERVNERRFDIVVTDLKMEGIDGMQFLAEVKKLSPSTEVIVITGFATMDTAKESMRKGVFDFLAKPFKLGEIQEVIKKAEAHILKDA; from the coding sequence ATGGCTACCTCATCAAAAACAAGCATACTTATCCTTGATGACGAACCCATTGTAAGCAAGAGGCTTAAACCGGCTCTTGAAAAGATGGGCTACGAGGTTGAAAGTTTTTATGAAAGTGCAAAAGCGGTTGAAAGAGTAAACGAACGCCGCTTCGATATCGTAGTTACCGACCTCAAAATGGAAGGAATAGATGGAATGCAGTTTCTTGCGGAAGTAAAAAAACTGTCTCCGTCAACTGAAGTAATTGTGATTACAGGATTTGCAACCATGGATACGGCCAAAGAATCCATGCGCAAGGGAGTCTTCGACTTTCTGGCCAAACCTTTCAAACTTGGTGAAATCCAGGAAGTCATTAAAAAGGCAGAAGCACACATTCTTAAAGACGCTTAG
- a CDS encoding universal stress protein: MKLLVAVDENAYSRYAVQQSARLAENTWSEVVMLGVEKNRSYFNEDELEQNQAHPKLTMLDRYRTDFLQAMKSDDGLYGTSSDKNFRAKGNKVLEKDASGRKHLFLHLRSGDPVKEVRNESREEESDLVIIGCGHHEGGWGRGSDVPGKIADSVDCSVFVIRENFVPAKIVCCLDHSNISQESLELINQWVSLYGAELEIVGVLKKGELREDLEAKMTEVLDYYLGHGIRALVRVVDEDSLESFIESGAKNELMALWLHQRSPLQKLLHSSKVASLVNHASSSIMIVR, from the coding sequence ATGAAACTGCTAGTTGCCGTTGATGAAAATGCTTACAGTCGTTACGCTGTTCAGCAATCAGCCAGACTTGCTGAAAACACCTGGTCCGAAGTCGTTATGCTGGGCGTTGAAAAAAACCGTTCCTATTTTAACGAGGACGAGCTTGAACAAAATCAGGCTCACCCGAAATTAACCATGCTGGACCGCTACCGCACTGACTTTCTACAGGCGATGAAATCAGATGACGGGCTTTATGGAACCAGCTCGGATAAAAATTTCAGAGCAAAAGGAAACAAAGTTCTCGAAAAAGATGCATCCGGGCGCAAGCATCTCTTCCTGCACCTGCGCAGCGGAGACCCGGTAAAAGAAGTCCGCAACGAATCCCGTGAGGAAGAGAGCGATCTGGTTATTATAGGCTGTGGTCATCACGAAGGTGGCTGGGGCCGCGGTTCGGACGTTCCCGGAAAAATAGCCGACAGTGTCGACTGCTCGGTATTTGTCATCCGCGAAAATTTTGTTCCGGCTAAAATTGTCTGCTGTCTGGACCACTCAAATATTTCTCAGGAATCACTGGAACTTATCAATCAGTGGGTCAGCCTTTACGGAGCGGAACTGGAAATCGTCGGGGTTTTGAAAAAAGGCGAACTCCGTGAAGATCTTGAAGCTAAAATGACTGAAGTTCTGGATTATTATCTCGGCCATGGAATACGTGCGCTGGTCCGTGTTGTGGATGAAGATTCTCTGGAATCTTTTATTGAATCCGGAGCTAAAAATGAACTAATGGCTTTATGGCTGCATCAGAGGTCACCGCTTCAAAAACTTCTGCACAGCTCCAAGGTAGCTTCACTGGTCAACCATGCATCATCTTCCATTATGATTGTCCGCTGA
- a CDS encoding flavodoxin family protein translates to MKLLSLLGSPKPKGNTASVLDIIEGEFKAQGHEVERINVAEKDVHGCIACLNCKNTSDEAGCIFKDDMVGIIDRMIESDIILFASPIYFWSVTAQMKAVIDRSFSLYTNYHKPDHASLLKGKSIALLTTGGGVYDGNAELIGTAFKNFSKALIMKNAGELFVGSFSSPDKMADEIRSRGTDFAMQLLNNI, encoded by the coding sequence ATGAAATTATTAAGTTTATTGGGAAGCCCCAAACCTAAAGGCAATACTGCATCTGTTCTTGATATTATAGAAGGTGAATTTAAAGCTCAGGGACACGAAGTTGAGAGAATAAATGTTGCAGAAAAAGATGTTCACGGCTGTATCGCCTGTCTGAACTGTAAGAATACATCCGATGAAGCCGGATGTATTTTTAAAGATGATATGGTTGGTATAATAGATAGAATGATTGAATCTGATATCATTCTTTTTGCTTCCCCCATTTATTTCTGGAGTGTGACAGCCCAGATGAAAGCTGTGATCGACAGATCTTTTTCACTCTACACAAATTATCATAAGCCTGACCACGCTTCACTGTTGAAAGGTAAGTCCATTGCTCTCCTTACTACCGGGGGTGGGGTTTATGATGGAAATGCAGAGCTTATCGGAACTGCTTTCAAGAATTTTTCAAAAGCACTTATTATGAAAAATGCCGGTGAACTTTTTGTGGGAAGTTTCTCTTCACCTGATAAGATGGCAGATGAAATCAGGTCCCGTGGCACTGATTTCGCCATGCAGCTTCTTAATAACATTTAA
- a CDS encoding multiheme c-type cytochrome — MMGIRVFTVVLGLMLASGVAFAQNMPKQKEFRIERGMSDQAKACIECHKELTPGLFADWTASRHASSNITCIDCHQAEEHDKDVSKNHFKQYNRSDNKWGDSKYRVPIAAVVTPKDCSRCHPDEVKQYAKSKHAKTNIIVWKIDPWMNKGMNNKIERAAGCYTCHGTVLKNDKDGNLDPMTWPNVGVGRVNMDGSFGSCTSCHTRHRFSVMEARKPEACGQCHLGPDHPQIEIYMESKHGDIYTAFGDEYNWKAAPGTWTPGVDYRGPTCASCHMSGSGKVMTTHDVTERLSWELQAPLTVRPENFKPLPAQNNWETERGKMKQVCMQCHGEVWVNAHYAKLDAAVENYNEVYFKPAKAKLDELYSKGLLSKEKFFDEAIEWEFYELWHHEGRRARMGTAMMAPDYAWWHGFYECKHRFSGFMQEADHLIETGTKAHIWKNFPGATGDTTRPKEIPAQ; from the coding sequence ATGATGGGGATTAGAGTTTTTACAGTGGTGCTGGGGCTTATGCTGGCGTCAGGAGTTGCCTTTGCTCAGAATATGCCCAAGCAGAAAGAGTTCCGTATAGAAAGAGGTATGTCCGATCAGGCTAAAGCCTGCATTGAGTGTCATAAAGAGCTGACTCCGGGACTTTTTGCAGACTGGACTGCCAGCAGACATGCTTCTTCAAATATTACCTGCATTGATTGTCATCAGGCCGAAGAACATGACAAGGACGTAAGCAAAAATCATTTTAAACAGTATAATCGTTCGGATAACAAATGGGGTGATTCAAAATACAGAGTTCCCATTGCCGCAGTTGTCACTCCTAAAGATTGTTCCCGCTGTCACCCTGATGAAGTTAAGCAATATGCAAAAAGCAAGCATGCCAAAACCAACATAATTGTCTGGAAAATAGATCCGTGGATGAACAAGGGCATGAACAATAAAATTGAAAGGGCCGCCGGTTGCTACACTTGTCACGGAACTGTTTTGAAAAATGATAAAGACGGTAATCTGGATCCGATGACCTGGCCTAATGTCGGCGTGGGGCGTGTGAATATGGATGGAAGTTTCGGCTCCTGCACCAGCTGCCATACCAGACACAGATTTTCTGTAATGGAAGCTCGGAAGCCGGAAGCATGCGGACAGTGTCATCTGGGACCTGATCATCCGCAGATAGAAATTTATATGGAATCCAAGCATGGAGATATCTACACCGCGTTCGGCGATGAGTATAACTGGAAAGCTGCTCCGGGTACCTGGACTCCGGGGGTGGACTACAGGGGACCAACCTGTGCCAGCTGCCATATGTCCGGCTCAGGTAAAGTCATGACGACGCATGATGTGACTGAAAGACTTTCGTGGGAGCTTCAGGCGCCGTTAACTGTAAGACCTGAAAACTTTAAACCTCTCCCTGCTCAAAATAATTGGGAGACAGAACGTGGAAAAATGAAGCAGGTCTGCATGCAGTGCCATGGAGAAGTCTGGGTTAATGCCCATTATGCCAAGCTTGATGCCGCTGTAGAAAATTATAATGAAGTTTATTTCAAACCAGCCAAGGCCAAGCTCGATGAACTTTATTCCAAGGGACTGCTAAGCAAAGAGAAATTCTTTGATGAAGCCATAGAGTGGGAATTTTATGAACTCTGGCATCATGAAGGAAGAAGAGCCAGAATGGGAACAGCTATGATGGCACCTGATTATGCATGGTGGCATGGATTCTATGAGTGCAAACATCGTTTCTCAGGATTTATGCAGGAAGCTGATCATCTCATAGAAACAGGAACAAAAGCTCATATATGGAAGAATTTCCCCGGAGCAACAGGTGACACTACCCGCCCGAAAGAAATTCCAGCTCAATAA
- a CDS encoding methyl-accepting chemotaxis protein, translated as MFNKVSVAAKTIVTALAGPIIIALIMGFQQIYVINQKSEDGILKQSRAIVFMAEAARNDMSSKLSSGIVKPFNEIPDDKVLEAVPVITAIRMASANADKAGYIFRVPKIKPRNPENTPTELERSVLERMKSENTDEVTIHEEDSIRYFKAIRLTKECLYCHGDPAGSKDVTGGIKEGWKVGEIHGAFEIVSSLAQAHKETKKAGISVTVWTLIILAVVALFVTWFMRSSVLRPLSEITSITGFMSEGNFRDKVNNPGKDEIGLVGRALNTMIESLSSVIRVVAETAASVHLSSREISEAADNVASGAAAQASSIEEVSSNMDKMAESIKDNAKNCKKTREIATNAAKNAEEGGRSIQEGFNALNEIAGKIQIIEEIARQTNLLALNAAIEAARAGEHGKGFAVVASEVRKLAERSGKAALEIMEISNVSVSTASKASKQLADLVPEIRKTADLVDEIAAQSEDQDSNASRINEALQSLGSIIHQNAAAAQEIAATTLTMAEKSRELNDAVDFFEIEEEVKGISTLHKF; from the coding sequence ATGTTCAATAAAGTTAGTGTGGCGGCAAAGACAATTGTTACGGCTCTTGCCGGGCCAATTATTATTGCACTGATTATGGGGTTTCAGCAGATTTATGTAATAAATCAGAAATCGGAAGACGGGATTCTTAAACAGAGCCGGGCCATTGTCTTTATGGCAGAGGCCGCGAGAAATGATATGAGTAGCAAGCTCTCCTCCGGCATCGTTAAACCTTTCAATGAAATACCGGATGATAAAGTTCTTGAAGCCGTACCGGTGATCACTGCGATCCGGATGGCTTCCGCCAATGCCGATAAGGCCGGCTACATATTCAGAGTTCCCAAAATTAAACCCAGAAATCCTGAAAATACTCCCACCGAGCTTGAGAGGAGCGTCCTTGAACGGATGAAATCCGAGAATACTGATGAAGTTACAATTCATGAAGAGGACAGCATACGCTACTTCAAGGCGATAAGACTCACAAAAGAATGTCTTTATTGTCATGGGGACCCTGCCGGAAGCAAAGATGTTACCGGTGGAATAAAGGAAGGCTGGAAAGTAGGTGAAATTCATGGAGCATTTGAAATAGTCAGCTCTCTCGCACAGGCTCATAAGGAAACAAAAAAAGCGGGAATATCTGTAACGGTATGGACCCTTATCATTCTTGCAGTTGTTGCTCTGTTCGTAACATGGTTTATGCGCAGTTCTGTTTTAAGGCCATTGTCGGAAATTACATCTATTACCGGATTTATGTCTGAGGGTAATTTCAGGGATAAAGTAAATAACCCCGGTAAGGATGAAATAGGGCTGGTCGGCCGTGCTCTAAATACTATGATCGAGAGTTTAAGCTCGGTTATCAGGGTTGTTGCGGAGACCGCTGCTTCGGTCCATTTAAGCAGCAGAGAAATTTCCGAGGCTGCTGATAATGTTGCCTCAGGAGCGGCAGCACAGGCTTCAAGCATTGAGGAAGTTTCTTCCAATATGGATAAAATGGCCGAGAGCATAAAAGATAATGCCAAAAATTGTAAAAAAACCAGAGAAATAGCCACAAATGCCGCCAAAAATGCTGAGGAGGGCGGTAGATCAATACAGGAAGGCTTTAATGCTCTGAACGAAATAGCAGGAAAAATACAGATAATTGAGGAGATAGCCCGGCAGACAAATCTTCTGGCCCTTAATGCCGCGATTGAAGCTGCAAGGGCTGGTGAGCATGGCAAGGGATTCGCCGTGGTTGCTTCTGAAGTTCGTAAACTTGCGGAAAGAAGTGGAAAGGCCGCACTTGAAATTATGGAAATATCAAATGTAAGTGTTTCCACTGCAAGTAAAGCGAGCAAACAGCTTGCGGATCTGGTGCCTGAAATAAGAAAAACCGCAGATCTTGTGGATGAAATTGCGGCGCAGAGTGAAGATCAGGACTCCAATGCTTCAAGAATTAATGAAGCCCTGCAGAGCCTTGGTTCAATAATTCATCAGAATGCTGCCGCTGCTCAGGAAATTGCGGCAACAACGCTGACAATGGCAGAAAAATCAAGGGAACTTAATGACGCTGTGGACTTCTTTGAAATTGAAGAGGAAGTTAAAGGAATATCGACACTGCATAAGTTTTAA